The following proteins are co-located in the Vigna angularis cultivar LongXiaoDou No.4 chromosome 2, ASM1680809v1, whole genome shotgun sequence genome:
- the LOC108327813 gene encoding uncharacterized protein LOC108327813 isoform X1, translating to MATAEPLPYSSRRRDESEFNLREWNVKARISRENTNSRRYSGSYMRSFREDTRSFRSNIAVSSTASSPGYPLKDEIDPSTYSFTTALKALQARAAYNSWECSSPDGFALNSKWNEAERYICNPLSGEVPLECLSAKTLSGRSFRNSVNRIAMSAPLVYSSKHIPTKPSAYTQEEEALQFPNSEKKKEGMTRDVGTQSTPPYLSSSSPSPASTPSIMERSKPQPEDSPNSNAKTKSEEEVEVKDEEIWETKETEREKKEWRKREEQLCKQQSGCFWWMRKKEKAERERERERQRRNNMFLTHFKGSKR from the exons ATGGCCACAGCTGAACCACTTCCTTATAGTTCAAGAAGAAGAGACGAGTCAGAGTTCAATTTGAGAGAATGGAACGTGAAAGCTCGAATCAGCCGTGAGAACACCAACTCCAGAAGGTACTCAGGATCTTACATGAGAAGCTTTAGAGAAGACACAAGGTCATTTAGATCAAACATAGCCGTTTCCAGCACTGCTTCTTCACCCGGATACCCCTTAAAAG ATGAAATAGACCCTTCAACATATTCTTTCACTACTGCTCTTAAAG CATTGCAAGCAAGGGCAGCCTATAACAGTTGGGAATGCTCATCCCCAGATGGGTTTGCTTTGAATTCCAAGTGGAATGAAGCAGAAAGGTATATATGCAACCCTCTCTCAGGGGAGGTACCATTGGAGTGTTTGTCTGCAAAAACTCTTAGCGGAAGATCTTTCAGAAACTCAGTAAACAGAATTGCCATGTCTGCTCCTTTGGTTTATTCCTCCAAACACATTCCAACAAAGCCATCAGCTTACACTCAAGAAGAAGAGGCTCTTCAATTTCCCAATTCAG aaaagaagaaagagggTATGACAAGAGATGTGGGTACTCAAAGCACACCTCCTTATCTCAGTTCAAGCAGTCCCAGCCCTGCTTCAACTCCATCCATCATGGAGAGATCAAAACCTCAACCTGAAGACTCACCTAATTCAAATGCAAAAACAAAATCTGAGGAAGAG GTggaagtgaaagatgaagaaatatGGGAGACAAAAGAaacagaaagagaaaagaaggaaTGGAGGAAGAGAGAGGAACAACTTTGCAAACAACAAAGTGGTTGCTTTTGGTGgatgagaaagaaagaaaaggcagagagagaaagagaaagagaaagacaGAGAAGGAATAACATGTTTCTCACTCACTTCAAAGGTAGCAAAAGATAA
- the LOC108327936 gene encoding allene oxide cyclase, chloroplastic, protein MAAFSSHAIKTIPSFSFQKSVTTKPASLFLTPSNIKPSSPFVSSNHSLAKSLKLNSTLPHSSFTSVPKKSFTCRSQTQPVDSDKVQELSVYEINERDRGSPVYLRLSNKSVNSLGDLVPFSNKLYTGDLQKRIGITSGICILIQNKAEKKGDRYEAIFSFYFGDYGHIAVQGPYLTYEDSYLAVTGGSGIFEGVKGQVKLHQIVYPFKILYTFYLKGIKDLPQELLVKTVEPIPSVEASPAAKALEPNATIAGFTD, encoded by the exons ATGGCAGCCTTCTCAAGCCATGCCATCAAAACCATCCCTTCATTTTCCTTTCAGAAATCTGTCACCACCAAACCAGCTTCGTTGTTCCTCACACCCTCAAATATCAAACCTTCATCACCCTTCGTCTCATCAAACCATTCTCTTGCCAAAAGTCTCAAGCTTAACTCCACTTTGCCACACTCTTCTTTCACTTCAGTTCCCAAGAAATCTTTCACTTGCAGAAGCCAGACTCAGCCTGTTGACTCTG ACAAAGTCCAAGAACTGAGTGTGTACGAGATCAACGAGCGAGACCGTGGCAGCCCTGTTTACCTTAGATTGAGCAATAAAAGTGTGAATTCCCTTGGTGATTTAGTCCCCTTCAGCAACAAG TTGTACACTGGAGATTTGCAAAAGCGCATTGGCATAACATCTGGTATTTGCATTTTGATCCAAAACAAAGCTGAAAAGAAAGGGGACAGATACGAAGCAATCTTCAGCTTCTACTTTGGAGACTATGGTCACATAGCAGTGCAGGGACCATACCTTACCTACGAGGACTCATATCTGGCTGTGACTGGTGGATCTGGAATTTTTGAGGGAGTTAAGGGTCAAGTGAAGCTGCATCAAATCGTGTATCCTTTCAAGATTTTATACACATTTTACCTAAAGGGTATTAAGGATTTGCCTCAAGAGCTTCTTGTGAAGACTGTTGAACCCATTCCTTCTGTTGAAGCTTCCCCTGCTGCTAAAGCCCTTGAACCCAATGCCACCATTGCTGGTTTCACAGATTAA
- the LOC108329726 gene encoding uncharacterized protein LOC108329726 yields the protein MEYGSSSDPSQSTFSIIDEDHTLANSVRFTLNQDPRVAFCGYSIPHPSENRVNIRVQTTGDPASEVLKDACQDLMLMCRHVRSTFDKAVSDFKKQQG from the exons ATGGAATACGGTTCATCCTCTGATCCGAGTCAGTCTACATTTTCTATCATAGATGAGGATCATACCTTGGCAAACTCTGTCAGATTTACCTTAAATCAAGA CCCAAGAGTGGCATTTTGTGGGTACAGCATTCCTCATCCTTCAGAGAATCGTGTTAATATCAGAGTCCAGACAACGG GGGATCCAGCATCTGAGGTATTAAAAGATGCATGTCAAGATCTGATGCTTATGTGCCGGCATGTTAGAAGCACGTTTGATAAGGCAGTCAGTGATTTTAAAAAACAGCAAGGCTAG
- the LOC108327813 gene encoding uncharacterized protein LOC108327813 isoform X2 produces the protein MATAEPLPYSSRRRDESEFNLREWNVKARISRENTNSRRYSGSYMRSFREDTRSFRSNIAVSSTASSPGYPLKDEIDPSTYSFTTALKALQARAAYNSWECSSPDGFALNSKWNEAERYICNPLSGEVPLECLSAKTLSGRSFRNSVNRIAMSAPLVYSSKHIPTKPSAYTQEEEALQFPNSEKKKEGMTRDVGTQSTPPYLSSSSPSPASTPSIMERSKPQPEDSPNSNAKTKSEEEIEVMLISVSKNSNSVG, from the exons ATGGCCACAGCTGAACCACTTCCTTATAGTTCAAGAAGAAGAGACGAGTCAGAGTTCAATTTGAGAGAATGGAACGTGAAAGCTCGAATCAGCCGTGAGAACACCAACTCCAGAAGGTACTCAGGATCTTACATGAGAAGCTTTAGAGAAGACACAAGGTCATTTAGATCAAACATAGCCGTTTCCAGCACTGCTTCTTCACCCGGATACCCCTTAAAAG ATGAAATAGACCCTTCAACATATTCTTTCACTACTGCTCTTAAAG CATTGCAAGCAAGGGCAGCCTATAACAGTTGGGAATGCTCATCCCCAGATGGGTTTGCTTTGAATTCCAAGTGGAATGAAGCAGAAAGGTATATATGCAACCCTCTCTCAGGGGAGGTACCATTGGAGTGTTTGTCTGCAAAAACTCTTAGCGGAAGATCTTTCAGAAACTCAGTAAACAGAATTGCCATGTCTGCTCCTTTGGTTTATTCCTCCAAACACATTCCAACAAAGCCATCAGCTTACACTCAAGAAGAAGAGGCTCTTCAATTTCCCAATTCAG aaaagaagaaagagggTATGACAAGAGATGTGGGTACTCAAAGCACACCTCCTTATCTCAGTTCAAGCAGTCCCAGCCCTGCTTCAACTCCATCCATCATGGAGAGATCAAAACCTCAACCTGAAGACTCACCTAATTCAAATGCAAAAACAAAATCTGAGGAAGAG ATAGAAGTGATGTTGATAAGTGTTTCCAAAAATAGCAACAGTGTGGGGTGA